In Halarcobacter mediterraneus, the following proteins share a genomic window:
- a CDS encoding tyrosine-type recombinase/integrase — protein sequence MDSVKVIYGDLKINIRPINNHWWLDFYHNKKRIRKTTNLKVNEKNLKHIKNMIIPEIVSALTGDNQVEYFEKDLFFDDFSIEFFKVYKDTVRIHVYEKNQKHYDNHIKPYFAKHILKDIQPLELEQWQLKLLKKYKPSTVVKYRSIMYSIFDKALQNNLIKYNPLTRVKSPLTIKKKIRTLTEKEDENVNPFTIKEIKKILSNANGNLYYVIFFMFLTGIRPGELISLTWDDIDYDKKRVAVEKTTVHGKVGDVKTQSSVRYIDMLPQLETVIKNLHKETGNYENLFISHFKKPFYSHDILNKRFKELLEKINIKERSLYNLRHTFASHMISNIQNGIDILWVSKMLGHKDLSITLQIYAKYIKEDDETRFSKLDKIGTILGII from the coding sequence TTGGATTCTGTAAAAGTAATCTATGGAGATTTAAAAATTAATATTAGACCTATTAATAATCATTGGTGGCTAGATTTTTATCATAATAAAAAGAGAATTAGAAAAACAACTAATTTGAAAGTTAATGAAAAAAACTTAAAACATATAAAAAATATGATAATACCTGAAATTGTATCTGCATTAACTGGTGATAATCAAGTAGAATATTTTGAAAAAGATTTGTTTTTTGATGATTTTTCTATTGAGTTTTTTAAAGTCTATAAAGATACAGTAAGAATACACGTTTATGAAAAAAATCAAAAGCATTATGATAACCATATAAAACCATATTTTGCAAAACATATTTTAAAGGATATTCAGCCTTTGGAGCTTGAGCAATGGCAATTAAAATTACTTAAAAAATATAAACCTAGTACAGTAGTTAAATATCGTTCTATTATGTATTCAATTTTTGATAAAGCCTTACAAAACAATCTTATAAAATATAATCCTTTAACTCGTGTAAAATCTCCTTTGACAATAAAAAAGAAGATTAGAACATTAACAGAAAAAGAAGATGAAAATGTAAATCCATTTACAATAAAAGAAATTAAAAAGATATTATCTAATGCAAATGGTAACTTGTATTATGTAATATTTTTTATGTTCTTAACTGGTATTCGTCCAGGGGAATTAATATCTTTAACTTGGGATGATATAGATTATGATAAGAAAAGAGTTGCAGTAGAAAAAACTACTGTACATGGTAAAGTAGGGGATGTTAAAACTCAATCAAGTGTAAGGTATATAGATATGCTTCCTCAATTAGAAACTGTTATTAAAAATCTTCATAAAGAAACTGGTAATTATGAAAATCTTTTTATCTCTCATTTTAAAAAGCCTTTTTATTCTCATGATATTTTAAACAAGAGGTTTAAAGAATTATTAGAAAAAATAAATATTAAAGAAAGAAGTTTATATAATCTTAGACATACTTTTGCAAGTCATATGATTTCAAATATCCAAAATGGTATAGATATACTTTGGGTATCAAAAATGTTAGGTCATAAAGACTTATCAATTACATTACAAATTTATGCAAAATATATAAAAGAAGATGATGAGACTAGATTTAGTAAATTGGATAAAATAGGCACGATTTTAGGCATTATTTAG
- a CDS encoding M48 family metallopeptidase has protein sequence MLEIFVIAYCVYFFFTIYTSFMQIGYVHKARTLRPIILENEKYIEAANYSIEKERLSIVSSFYNFLLFIFWIGFGLSILDSLISVESYWLKAIVYVDLFIIINWLLGLPFDLYSTFKLDKKYGFSNMTPALFVKDTIKSGILFLVFGSAVIGGISWIITNLQTWWIWGFVFIFAVIILINMLYPVIRDKMFDKFEPLKDKELEEKINTLLSEVGFKSSGVFSVDASKRDNRLNAYFGGLGSTKRVVLFDTLVEKLTHNELLAVLGHELGHFKNGDILKNIGIMGAVMFVFFAIFGNLSEAIFLGLSLQNEPYAIITLFLIFSPILSFFLMPLISLISRHNEYAADEFGSNLQSKEDLVNALLKLANENKSFPLSHPLYIFFYYSHPPLVERFKELGYDVNEESEEALKDSIFNK, from the coding sequence GTGTTAGAAATTTTTGTTATAGCTTACTGTGTATATTTCTTTTTTACAATATATACTTCATTTATGCAAATAGGGTATGTACATAAAGCAAGAACTTTAAGACCTATTATTTTAGAAAATGAAAAATATATTGAAGCAGCAAACTATTCTATAGAAAAAGAGAGATTATCAATTGTTTCATCTTTTTATAATTTTTTATTATTTATTTTTTGGATTGGGTTTGGACTTTCTATTTTAGACTCTTTAATTAGTGTTGAAAGTTATTGGTTAAAAGCAATTGTATATGTTGATTTATTTATCATAATTAATTGGCTTTTAGGTTTACCTTTTGATTTATATTCAACTTTTAAATTAGATAAGAAATATGGTTTTTCAAATATGACACCAGCTTTATTTGTAAAAGATACAATTAAATCAGGAATCTTATTTTTAGTATTTGGTTCAGCTGTAATTGGTGGAATTTCTTGGATTATTACTAATTTACAAACTTGGTGGATTTGGGGTTTTGTTTTTATTTTTGCTGTAATTATTTTAATTAATATGCTTTATCCTGTAATTAGAGATAAAATGTTTGATAAATTTGAGCCTTTAAAAGACAAAGAATTAGAAGAAAAAATAAATACTTTATTATCAGAAGTAGGGTTTAAAAGTTCAGGTGTATTTTCAGTAGATGCAAGTAAAAGAGACAATAGATTAAATGCTTATTTTGGTGGTTTAGGAAGTACAAAAAGAGTTGTATTGTTTGATACTTTAGTAGAAAAATTAACTCATAATGAACTTTTAGCTGTTTTAGGTCATGAATTAGGGCATTTTAAAAATGGAGATATATTAAAAAATATCGGAATTATGGGTGCTGTAATGTTTGTATTTTTTGCAATATTTGGAAATTTAAGTGAAGCAATATTTTTAGGTTTATCTCTACAAAATGAACCTTATGCAATTATTACTTTATTTTTAATTTTTTCTCCTATTTTATCATTTTTTTTAATGCCTTTAATTTCTTTAATTAGTAGACATAATGAGTATGCAGCAGATGAATTTGGTTCAAATTTACAAAGTAAAGAAGATTTAGTAAATGCTTTATTAAAATTAGCAAATGAAAATAAATCTTTCCCTCTTTCTCATCCTTTATATATCTTTTTTTACTATTCTCATCCACCATTAGTAGAAAGATTCAAAGAGTTAGGTTATGATGTGAATGAAGAAAGTGAAGAAGCTTTAAAAGATAGTATTTTTAATAAATAA
- a CDS encoding YbgC/FadM family acyl-CoA thioesterase translates to MKIRIYYEDTDIGGVVYYANYLKFCERARSNIFFEKGLSPHQENEFFVVKKVEADYIKSATFADELEVTSKVISQKSASLEIFHEIFRNEELLFTAKVKLAYLKNFKPTKIPKDILELFSNFN, encoded by the coding sequence ATGAAGATAAGAATCTATTATGAAGATACAGATATTGGTGGTGTAGTTTACTACGCAAATTATTTAAAGTTTTGTGAAAGAGCTAGAAGTAATATCTTTTTTGAAAAAGGATTATCTCCCCATCAAGAAAATGAATTTTTTGTTGTAAAAAAAGTAGAAGCAGATTATATTAAATCAGCAACTTTTGCAGATGAGTTAGAAGTTACTTCAAAGGTAATATCTCAAAAAAGTGCTTCTTTAGAGATTTTTCATGAAATATTTAGAAATGAAGAATTACTTTTTACAGCAAAGGTAAAACTTGCATATTTAAAAAACTTTAAACCTACAAAAATACCTAAAGATATTTTAGAACTCTTTTCTAATTTTAATTAA